CCGGACTGGCGGCTGTGGGTAACGTTACCGCTGTGCGGTGCGCTGCTGCTCTCGTTGTGCGGTGGCTGGTTAGGTACCCGGTTGTTAAAAGGCAAAGCGCTGTTTCGCCAGTTTAGTGGTTAACCCTGCCTAAAAAAACACACCGGTAATTCAACCGGTGTGTTTTCATTTCAAGGTGTAAACATTTACCGAGTAAATGTTTAGCAGCACAAAACATTAAAAAAACCACACCAAATAGAGGCTTATAACAGATATTATCCGATCGGCTAATAATCTATTAGCTGTGTCTATCCCAAGGAAAAACCATGAAAATAAAAACAAGCGCCCTGGCGACAGCCATTGGCGCAGCAGTGGCATTGGCATCTTTCGCAGCACAAGCAGAAATTACTGTTCTGAAACAAGATCCGCAGGCAGGCGATCCGCTCAGCCGTCTGAACTTCACCGTTGGCGGTTCTATTCGTCCGCAGTTCAATAACTTCACCGGCGACGGCGATAAAGGTTCTTACAAACGTAACGGCTTCGATGGCGGTACCCGTTTTCGCTTCGCTGCCGATTACTACCTGTTCGACGATATTAGTTGGGTCAGTTATTACGAACTGGGCGTAGACATCCCGAAACTGTTCGACTGGGATAACCACCACGCTGACACCGCGACCAACACCACCCGCCGTATGCTCTATACCGGCCTGAAAAGTAAAACCTGGGGTACGTTGACCTTTGGTCAGCAGAACAGCGTTTACTACGATGTGGTCGGTGCGAAAACCGATATCTGGGACTACGACATGTTAGCCCAGGCGCCAGGTAACGGTATCAAAGGCGATTACGACGGTTCTTATCGTTCACGCCAGATGCTGAAATATAAGAAAACGGTCGGCGATGCGGATCTCTATGCCGCGTATCTGTTCAATGATGATTCTTATCTGGCAACTGACGGCAACCGTTACAAACGTAAAGGCGGCGGCTCATTAGGTCTGGATTATCACCTGACGGACGATTTGACCTGGGGCGCTGCATGGAACTACACCCGCGCGGATATGCGTCAACCGTCCACCGGCGACAGCAAATCCTACGATCAGACCATTCTCGGTACGGCGTTGAGCTGGACGCCGGACAACTGGACCTTCTCCGTTGGCGGTGGCTGGTATCAAAACTTCATGTTGACCAAGAAGAAAGATGTCCATGATTACTTCGCGGGCGATGCCTGGGGCGTTGAATACTTTGCCGGTTACAAATTCCCGATTGCGCAGTACGCGGTGAAATACATTCAGCCGTACTTTATGGGGGATCGCCTGGAGTTCGCCAGCGGCCGCAATTACCAGCGTATCGACAACGGCGTGGGTATCACCTTCCAACTGGATTACGGTTTCCGCGTTGATTACGAACACGTATTCACCTCCAGCACCGATAACCTGGGTGATATGAACCTGGTGCGTCTGCGTTACGACTTCTGATTCGTACACATGTCATTGCCGGATGGCGCTAAACGCTTATCCGGCCTACGGTTTCGTTACAACGTGTAGGCCGGATAAGGCGCAGCCGCCATCCGGCGTTTTGTTACTCTCTCCACAACAAGTTGAATTTTTTTCAATTACCGCTGCGCTGGCTTTGTGCCATCTTATTCCCCGGCCTTATCTACACGTGAACATTGAACGCGCCGCACTGCATGGCGCGTCACACAGCACACCAACGCATTAGGGAGAATTTATGGGACAGCGTCTCAGCTTACGCGCGCTTTTCGGCGCACTACTTCTGGTTTGTGGTTTACCGTTCGCCCACGCCAGCAGCGATCCGCACACCATCATTTTTGGCGTGGCACCAGGCCCTTACGGCGATATGGTGAAACAGGCCATTGCCCCCTCGCTAAAAGCGAAGGGCTATAAAGTGGTGGTGCGGGAATTCAGCGATTACGTCCAGCCAAATATGGCGCTGGCAAACGGCAGCATCGATGCCAACCTGTTCCAGCACAGCCTCTATTTCGATAAATTCACCGCCGACAAAGGGCTGAAATTAACCAAATTGCTTTCAGTACCCACGGCGGGAATGGGTTTTTACTCCCACAAAATCAAAAGCCTGGATGAGCTGAAAAAGGGCGACATCGTGACGCTCTCCAATGACCCGACCAACCTGGCGCGCGGGCTGCGTTTCCTGCAATCGCTGGAGCTTATTACCATTAAAGATTCCATTGACCCCACCAAAGCCTCCGAGCGCGATATCGCCAGCAACCCGAAAGGGCTGGTATTTAAACCGCTGGAAGCCGCGCAACTGCCGCGTACACTGGATAGCGTTACCGCTTCGCTGGTTAATGGTAACTTTGCGATTGCCGCCGGGATGGATCTCAATACTGCGCTCAAACAGGAGCACCTGGATGAGAACCTGAAAAATATCATCGCCGTGCGCAGTGAAGATGCCGGTAAGCCCTTCGCCAAAGACATTGTTGAGGTGGTGAAATCGCCCGCTTACCGCGCGGTGATTGACGATCCGAAAAACATCTTTACCGCTTTCCAGAAACCAGACTGGATGCAGACCGCGGATCAGAAGTAATAATCCGGCTGAGTTAACAGGCAGGCTACGGCCTGCTTTTTGCCGTTTGAGGTTGGCATGATTGAAATAGAGAAAGTTTGCGTCGATTTCCCCACTGGGCGCGGCAGTTCAGGCGCAACGCGCGCGGTCGACGATGTTTCGCTGCGCATTGCCGCCGGGGAAATTTTTGGCATTGTCGGCACCAGCGGCGCGGGAAAAAGTACGCTGCTGCGCACCCTGAATGCGCTGCAACGTCCAGGCGAGGGCCGCGTCAATATCAATGGCGTGACCATTTCTGCGCTGGAAGGCGTAACGCTGCGCCAGGCGCGCCAGCGTATTGGTATGATTTTCCAGCACTTTAATTTGATGCATACCCGCACCGTGGCGCAAAACGTGGCGTTCAGCCTGAAAGCGGCCGGGTGGGCGCGCAGCAACATTGCCCCGCGTGTGGCAGAGATCCTCGCGTTAGTGGGCTTAAGCGATAAAGCGAACCGCTATCCGGTGCAGCTCAGCGGTGGGCAGAAACAGCGCGTTGGCATTGCCCGCGCGATTGCCAATCATCCCGATGTGTTGCTGTGCGATGAGCCGACCTCGGCGCTGGATCTGGAAACCTCCGCCACCATTCTCGCGTTGCTCAAACAGATCAACGAGCAGATGGGCATCACCATTGTGCTGATCACCCATGAGATGAATGTGATCAAATCCATCTGCGATCGCGTGGCGGTGATGTCCGCTGGCAAAGTAGTGGAGGAGGGCGAAGTGTTTGATATTTTTGCCCATCCGCAGCATCCGTTCACACAGCAACTGGTGTCGCATACCCTCAACCTGACGCTGCCGGAGCGCTTGCAGCAGCATTTACCGGGCCAGTTATTGAAAGTGCTGTTTATTGGCGATTCCGCCGAGCAGCCGGTGCTTTCCGACGCGGCGGTGAGATTTGGCGTGGCGGTGAATATTCTGCACGGCAAAATCGAGTATATCGGCGAACGGGCGTTGGGGATTCTGGTGGTGCAGCTAACCGCAACAAAGAGCCCGCAGGCGGTGAGTGACGCCGTAGACTATATTCGCAGCCGGACTGCGCAGGTGGAGGTGATCCGTGGATGATTTATTGGCCGATCTGAGCCTTGCCTTTGGCGAAACTTTCCAGATGCTCAGCATCTCAACGGTGCTGGCGATTGTTGGCGGTTTACCGCTTGGTTTCCTGATTTTCGTTACCGACCGGCACCTGTTCTGGCAAAACCGCGCGGTTTATCTGATTAGCTCGGTGCTGGTGAATATTATCCGCTCGGTGCCGTTCGTGATCCTGCTGGTGTTACTGCTGCCGCTGACGCAGTGGCTTTTAGGCAATACCATCGGGCCCATCGCCGCGTCGGTGCCGTTATCCGTTGCCGCTATTGCCTTTTACGCACGCCTGGTGGATAGCGCCCTGCGCGAAGTGGATAAGGGCATCATTGAAGCGGCGGAAGCGTTCGGAGCCAGCCCGCTACGCATTATTTGTACGGTGCTGCTGCCGGAAGCCAGCGCAGGTCTGCTGCGCGGTTTAACCATTACGCTGGTGAGCCTGATTGGTTATTCGGCGATGGCGGGGATTGTTGGCGGCGGCGGTGTCGGCGACCTGGCGATCCGCTACGGGTATTACCGCTATGAAACCCAGGTGATGATCGTGACCGTTGTGGCGCTGATTATTCTGGTGCAGGTGGTGCAGATGTTAGGTGACTGGCTGGCGAAACGGGCTGATAAACGCGATCGTCATTGATTGTTCGCCGGATGGCGGTTGCTATCCGGCTTACACATTGCGGCGGTAATTACTGCGCCGCCAGCCACGCGGAAACGTCTGCGAACGTGCCGCGAAAACGGATGACCGGGGCGCGTTTTTCAAGCTGGTAGCGATACATCGGATCGTAATACGCCTCCAGCAACGGAGCCAGCCAGGCGAAATGGCTGTCGGTGTTGCCGCTGCGCTGTTGCTCGTTCAGTGCTAATTGCAGGTGCACATTGAGCTGCTCAAAACGCTGTAACCCCAGCCGACGGCGGATAGCAAACAGCCCATGGCGCAGGTGCTCCGCATAAGCATCCCAGCCGGCCTCTTCGCCATCGCGTTCGATATAAGCCTGCAACGTCTGCACAAAATACTCTTCGCGCAGGCGTTCAAGACGGCTCTCAAACGGTTCATCCACGACTACCAGCGGCGATTGCGCCATGCGCTCACGGACGATTTCCGGCAAATGAGTGGCCCCGATCGCACGCCCTTCATCTTCCAGCAGCCAGAATTCTGGCGTGACTTTCAGCAGTGCGACCGCCAGCCGGTTTTCAAAACTTGCCTGTGCTGGCTGCGGCTGCGCCGTGCGGCCAAAAGAGGACCCGCGATGATGCGCCAGCCCTTCGAGATCGATACCGTTAGGGTGCGCGCGTACCAGCAATGTTTTGCCGCTGCCGGTACAGCCACCCACCAATAACAACGGGCGCTGCGTGCGCTGGTAGGTTACATCGATAGCCGCCTGGCGCAGGGCTTTGTAGCCGCCGACAACCAGCGGGTAATCCACCTGCCGCTCGCGCAGCCACTGCTGCACAATGTGCGAACGCTGGCCGCCCCGCGCGCAGCAAAGGTAACCCTGCGGGTATTTTTGACAGGCTTGCAGCCACGCCGCTATGCGCTGCTCACGTATCTCGCCATTGACCAGTTTATGGCCCAGCCGCAGCGCGGCGTCCGCACCTTCGCGTTTATAACAGGTGCCCACGGCAGCGCGTTCGCTGTCGTTCATCAAGGGCAGGTTGATGGCGGCGGGCATTGCGCTTTTGGCAAACTCAACCGGTGCGCGGACATCGATAAGAGGCGTTTCATCCCGCAGGATGGCGAGATAATCCGTGGCGTTGTTCATTGGGCGTCCTTCTGCAAAAACTGGCGCAGATTGTACGCCCGAAAGCGGGGAGCGCAATGGGGTAATTTTGCCGGATAAGCGCCGTTCACAGCCGCCATCCGGCGTGCATCGCCATTACAACGTTGATTGCGCCCAGGCAATACCGCTGGCATATTCCGGCGGCAATAAAGGCACCAGTGCTTCCAGCGTGGCGCTCAGGCGAGCGGTGTCGTGATCGTTGAGATTAAGATGGCCGACTTTACGCCCCGGACGCACCTCTTTGTCGTACCAGTGCAGATGCACCAGCGGCAGTTTCAGCCAGTCATAATTGAGATCGCTGCCGATCAGGTTGATCATCACCGACGGGCTGTTGACCACCGGCTGCGGCAGCGGCAAATCCACCACCGCGCGCAAATGCAGTTCAAACTGGCTGATCGACGCGCCGTTTTGCGTCCAGTGGCCGCTGTTATGCACGCGCGGCGCCAGTTCGTTGATAAGCAAACCGCCGGGCGTAATGAAACACTCCATCGCCATTACGCCAACGTAGTTCAGCTCATGCATGATCGCCGCCAGCATCGATTCCGCCTGCTTTTGCTGCTGCGCATTCGGCTGCGGGAATACGACGCTTGCCCGCAGAATGCCATCCTGGTGCAGATTGTGCGTCAGCGGATAAAAAACGGTGCTGCCGTCATGGGCGCGGGCGCCCACCAGCGACACTTCACCAGAGAAATTGATACCCTGTTCGACGATACATTCGCCATAACTGTCATCCGGTAATTGGTCGATATCCGTAGCGCGTAAACGCCACTGCCCGCGACCGTCATAGCCGCCGACGCGGCGCTTAACGATGGCGAGTTCGCCAAGGCGGGAAAACACCGCCGGCCATTCGCTTTTGTCCGCCAGCAGTTGCCACGGTGCGGTGGCGAGTTTCAGCTTATCGAAAAGCTGTTTTTGCGTCAGACGATCGGCGATAACGGGGAAAACATCGCGGTTAACAAAGGCCGGATGGCGCGCCAGCTCGCGGGTTAATGCCGTTTCCGGCCAGCGTTCAATTTCGGCGGTAATCACGCTCTGCTGGAAAGGGACGGCTTCCGGCGCGTCGTCCAGCCCCACCGGCCACACCGCAATGCTTAACGGTTCACCGGCCTGGCGCAGCATCCGGCCAAGCTGACCGTTACCTAATACACAAACCTGCTTCATGCCGCACCCCGTGGATCCGGGTTATCCAGCACGTCATCCGTTTGCGCTTGACGAAACTCCGCCAGGCGCTGATGCAGCCCGTCGTCATGCTGGGCGAGGATCTGGGCGGCTAACAGCGCGGCGTTGGCGGCACCCGCTTTGCCAATGGCCAGCGTACCGACCGGGATCCCGCGCGGCATTTGAACAATAGAGTAGAGGCTATCAACCCCGCTTAATGCGGCGCTTTGTACCGGCACACCCAGCACTGGTACCAGCGTTTTGGCGGCAATCATGCCCGGCAGATGCGCCGCGCCGCCAGCACCGGCAATAATCACCTGAAAACCGTTCTGTTCAGCGCTTTCGGCGAAACTGAAGAGCTTATCGGGGGTGCGGTGTGCGGAGACGATTTCGACATGGTGCGGGACATTCAGGGTATCGAGGATTTCTGCGGCGAATTGCATGGTGGCCCAATCGCTTTTCGAGCCCATAACAATGGCGATGCGCGCCGGTTGGTTGCTTGAGGACATGCGTCTCAAAACTCCTGTGGGTGTGCTTCAGACTACATCAGAGGGCACAGAGAATAGCACGTAAAAACACGAAGGAAAACGGTTGCGCGGCGATGTTTCCGGCATTTGTCGGGGTTTGTTACTGGCGCTCAGAAAGGGAAATGAATCAGTTCAACATCGGTGTCAGTGACGCGTACCATCGAGCCTTCGCTGTGCCATGCGCCTAATACGACTCGCCGGGCGAGCGCGTTATTGGCGGTCAGTTCATGGACTGCCGGGCGATGCGTATGGCCATGAATCAACCACTGTACGTGGTGTTTTTCCATCGCCTCAATGACCGCTTGCGGGTTCACATCCATGATTGCCAGCGATTTACTGCTGTTGGAGGCGCGGCTTCCGGCGCGCATTTTTGCGGCCACGCGGTGGCGAATAAACAGCGGCAGGGCAAGAAAAAGCCGTTGCAGCCAGGGCTGATGGACTTTGGCGCGAAACGCCTGGTAGCCCACATCGTCGGTACACAGCGTATCGCCATGCATAATCAGCACGTTGCGCCCAGAGATATCGAGCACTTTCTCCTGCGGCAATAACTGCATACCGCTTTCGCGGGCGAAGCGTTTGCCGAGCAGAAAATCGCGGTTGCCGTGAATGAAGTAGCAGGGCACGCCGCTGTCGACGAGGGATTTGATCGCCTGCGCGATGTGGCGGTGCAGCGGGGTGGGATCGTCATCGCCAATCCAGGCTTCGAAAAGATCGCCCAGAATATAGAGCGCATCGGCCTGGCGCGCCTCTCCCGCTAAAAAACGCAGAAAACCGGCGGTGATCGCCGGTTCTTCTGTGTGCAGATGGAGATCTGCGATAAAGAGTGTCGCCACGAATTACTCGCTGACGTCCACACTTTCAATAATGACGTCTTCTTTCGGTACGTCCTGATGCATACCGCTGCGGCCGGTAGAAACTGCTTTGATCTTGTCCACCACGTCCATACCTTCAACTACTTCGGCGAACACGCAGTAGCCCCAACCTTGCAGGCTTTCGCCGCTGAAGTTCAGGAAGTCGTT
The nucleotide sequence above comes from Kosakonia sp. H02. Encoded proteins:
- a CDS encoding porin; the protein is MKIKTSALATAIGAAVALASFAAQAEITVLKQDPQAGDPLSRLNFTVGGSIRPQFNNFTGDGDKGSYKRNGFDGGTRFRFAADYYLFDDISWVSYYELGVDIPKLFDWDNHHADTATNTTRRMLYTGLKSKTWGTLTFGQQNSVYYDVVGAKTDIWDYDMLAQAPGNGIKGDYDGSYRSRQMLKYKKTVGDADLYAAYLFNDDSYLATDGNRYKRKGGGSLGLDYHLTDDLTWGAAWNYTRADMRQPSTGDSKSYDQTILGTALSWTPDNWTFSVGGGWYQNFMLTKKKDVHDYFAGDAWGVEYFAGYKFPIAQYAVKYIQPYFMGDRLEFASGRNYQRIDNGVGITFQLDYGFRVDYEHVFTSSTDNLGDMNLVRLRYDF
- a CDS encoding MetQ/NlpA family ABC transporter substrate-binding protein; the encoded protein is MGQRLSLRALFGALLLVCGLPFAHASSDPHTIIFGVAPGPYGDMVKQAIAPSLKAKGYKVVVREFSDYVQPNMALANGSIDANLFQHSLYFDKFTADKGLKLTKLLSVPTAGMGFYSHKIKSLDELKKGDIVTLSNDPTNLARGLRFLQSLELITIKDSIDPTKASERDIASNPKGLVFKPLEAAQLPRTLDSVTASLVNGNFAIAAGMDLNTALKQEHLDENLKNIIAVRSEDAGKPFAKDIVEVVKSPAYRAVIDDPKNIFTAFQKPDWMQTADQK
- the sfbB gene encoding virulence-associated ABC transporter ATP-binding protein SfbB, whose amino-acid sequence is MIEIEKVCVDFPTGRGSSGATRAVDDVSLRIAAGEIFGIVGTSGAGKSTLLRTLNALQRPGEGRVNINGVTISALEGVTLRQARQRIGMIFQHFNLMHTRTVAQNVAFSLKAAGWARSNIAPRVAEILALVGLSDKANRYPVQLSGGQKQRVGIARAIANHPDVLLCDEPTSALDLETSATILALLKQINEQMGITIVLITHEMNVIKSICDRVAVMSAGKVVEEGEVFDIFAHPQHPFTQQLVSHTLNLTLPERLQQHLPGQLLKVLFIGDSAEQPVLSDAAVRFGVAVNILHGKIEYIGERALGILVVQLTATKSPQAVSDAVDYIRSRTAQVEVIRG
- a CDS encoding methionine ABC transporter permease, which encodes MDDLLADLSLAFGETFQMLSISTVLAIVGGLPLGFLIFVTDRHLFWQNRAVYLISSVLVNIIRSVPFVILLVLLLPLTQWLLGNTIGPIAASVPLSVAAIAFYARLVDSALREVDKGIIEAAEAFGASPLRIICTVLLPEASAGLLRGLTITLVSLIGYSAMAGIVGGGGVGDLAIRYGYYRYETQVMIVTVVALIILVQVVQMLGDWLAKRADKRDRH
- the mnmH gene encoding tRNA 2-selenouridine(34) synthase MnmH, with translation MNNATDYLAILRDETPLIDVRAPVEFAKSAMPAAINLPLMNDSERAAVGTCYKREGADAALRLGHKLVNGEIREQRIAAWLQACQKYPQGYLCCARGGQRSHIVQQWLRERQVDYPLVVGGYKALRQAAIDVTYQRTQRPLLLVGGCTGSGKTLLVRAHPNGIDLEGLAHHRGSSFGRTAQPQPAQASFENRLAVALLKVTPEFWLLEDEGRAIGATHLPEIVRERMAQSPLVVVDEPFESRLERLREEYFVQTLQAYIERDGEEAGWDAYAEHLRHGLFAIRRRLGLQRFEQLNVHLQLALNEQQRSGNTDSHFAWLAPLLEAYYDPMYRYQLEKRAPVIRFRGTFADVSAWLAAQ
- the purK gene encoding 5-(carboxyamino)imidazole ribonucleotide synthase — encoded protein: MKQVCVLGNGQLGRMLRQAGEPLSIAVWPVGLDDAPEAVPFQQSVITAEIERWPETALTRELARHPAFVNRDVFPVIADRLTQKQLFDKLKLATAPWQLLADKSEWPAVFSRLGELAIVKRRVGGYDGRGQWRLRATDIDQLPDDSYGECIVEQGINFSGEVSLVGARAHDGSTVFYPLTHNLHQDGILRASVVFPQPNAQQQKQAESMLAAIMHELNYVGVMAMECFITPGGLLINELAPRVHNSGHWTQNGASISQFELHLRAVVDLPLPQPVVNSPSVMINLIGSDLNYDWLKLPLVHLHWYDKEVRPGRKVGHLNLNDHDTARLSATLEALVPLLPPEYASGIAWAQSTL
- the purE gene encoding 5-(carboxyamino)imidazole ribonucleotide mutase; translation: MSSSNQPARIAIVMGSKSDWATMQFAAEILDTLNVPHHVEIVSAHRTPDKLFSFAESAEQNGFQVIIAGAGGAAHLPGMIAAKTLVPVLGVPVQSAALSGVDSLYSIVQMPRGIPVGTLAIGKAGAANAALLAAQILAQHDDGLHQRLAEFRQAQTDDVLDNPDPRGAA
- the lpxH gene encoding UDP-2,3-diacylglucosamine diphosphatase, yielding MATLFIADLHLHTEEPAITAGFLRFLAGEARQADALYILGDLFEAWIGDDDPTPLHRHIAQAIKSLVDSGVPCYFIHGNRDFLLGKRFARESGMQLLPQEKVLDISGRNVLIMHGDTLCTDDVGYQAFRAKVHQPWLQRLFLALPLFIRHRVAAKMRAGSRASNSSKSLAIMDVNPQAVIEAMEKHHVQWLIHGHTHRPAVHELTANNALARRVVLGAWHSEGSMVRVTDTDVELIHFPF